A stretch of DNA from Myxococcota bacterium:
ATGATGGTGAAACTTATTGCATTTGCGTTGTTAATCGCACTGAGCGCTTCTGCTCAGTCTTTGGGGTATTATCCTACACTCGACACAGCGACGTCTACCCGATTTTCACCACTGGTTCTGCGTCTGGACCAAGACTCCAGAGTGCACGTGAACGCCAACTTTATGTCAACGCCTAGCGGAGAAATCGATTCCGGAATGGTTTTTAAGCTTTGGGATGGCTTTGATGCTGGTTTTGGAGTGCACGGTGGCCTTTTAGGAGGCGAAAAGGCAAGCGGTATCTTGGGGTTTGATTTTCTTTTCAGATATATCCGCCCGATTCATGAGCAGATGTTTGTGGGTGTGCAGACACAGATTGGCTATGTCTACAGTGGCATCGGCTATCTGCCGCGCTCGGTCAATTATGGCAGCGCTTTTCCCATCACTTTGGGCGTTGTGTTTGGTGGGGTTGTGAGAGAAAGCACTCAAGTTTACTTCTACCCGGCGGTTGATTTGGGTAAAACTGCCAACGCAGGTGACGCACTTTGGAAGAGCGGCATTGGGCTTCAATTTGCCATTGGTACAGCCATTGCCGCGACCGACAGCACTTTTTGGGTCCTTGAAGTTCAACCTGCGCTGACTAATTTCACTGGTTCCGAGTCGGTATTTCAAACATTTAGAGTTGGTTTAACTTTAGGCGTTTTATTTGACTTGTAAGCGGATGTCTAAGACGCATCGTTGGTAGCGTTCGCTATTCGTGGTCCCACTGAATTTGGCATCGATGGAAGGCCTTGGTGACCAGCCGGGTATGTTCAGGTTTATTTTATGCAGCGCGCCATCATCTTCTGAGGCTTCAAAGCGATGAATGTCTGGATAAAAATGATTTACGACGCGAATTTTTTCGATACCGCTTTCTGCCAAGACATGGCTAACCACCAAATCATCTGAGGTGCGGCAAGCTTTGCTAAGTTGCGCAACCTCGCGCAAGCGTTTGGTGTTAACCAGCCGCGGCCGGTAGACAATGCCGCGCCAGCCTTCGACGGTATCGCAATAGCTGAGCTCTCTCGAGCCACAAAAAGGTGCTTTGGTGGCTTTGCCTTGGCTCGGCCATTCCGAAGGCAATATACCAAATGTTTCGGCGTAGTTGCCCCAACCGCTGATGACCGCGTTTGGGTGGAGAATCGCGTAATAAATCAGCTCGTTGATGGCGCCGCCCGGAAAACCGATGTCATCATCCACAGCGATAACCAGCGCGTTTTGGTCTAGTTTTCCTACGAGCTCCACAGCGGGTAACATCTTCATGATAGGTCCAAGGTCGTCTTGATCCTGGGCGATGATTTCTAATTTGGGAAAGTCCTTCAGCGTTTGAGGGATCTCACCATAAGCTTCTTGGTTTCGGTAAAGTTTCGGCAGCGCCAGATAGATTTTCTCCACATGGGTCAAATCGAGCGTTCTCAGAGCAGGCAGGATTCTGCCCAAGCGTTTTGGCGAGGTAGAGAGAGAAATATATATTTTTTGCTGCCCGACAAGCTGCGAGATGTCCCTTGCATGCATGCTGCTTAGACACTGAACCGCTTCATCGTGAGTTGGCCGGTCACATAACTTGCATGCGCTACCGAGAGACAAAATGAATGTTGCGACGACGGTAAGATAGTGGCTCATGAGAATAATCTTTGAGTGTGTGCTCTAAGATTATGCGACTTTCAAGGCAGTTCATATGGCCACTTGATAAACTTCTTCGAACGAAGCCTCTCGATCCATAGCAATTCTGGGCTTATCACAGCCAAACAGCAAATCGATCGCGAGCCTATCCGACACAAATTCATAAGATTCGGTCCGCCAGGCAAAACCTTCAAATTGCCGCGCCGCCCAAATAATCGCGACGCCTGTTTTAAACGCGTTAAACTGATGCTTGTTAGTCACATGAATTTGCAAACCACCGCAAAGTTGATGTGCGTGCTTATGAAAAATCGGTGTAAACCAGCAAGGCCTTAAAAAAGCCCCCGGCAAATCGCAGCTCATGGCTAGTTCTGCAAAATGCTCCGGATCTTTAATATAAGCCCCACCGACAAGTTCAAACGGCCTAGTCGTGCCGCGACCTTCAGATAAGTTAGTCCCCTCAAACAAACACCCCCCCGGATACACAAGGGCCGTATCCGGCGTCGGCATGTTCGGAGAAGGTAGCACCCAAGGAAGGCCGGTATCTTCGAAATACATTTCCCGAGACCAGTTTTGCATTTCAACAACTTCGAGTTCGCAGCTAAGCTGGTCATGCGTTTTGAAAAAACGAGCAAGCTCGCCCAAAGTCAAACCATGGCGATTTTGCAAAGGATATTCACCAACGAATGATACAAACTCAGGCCGAACGAGGTTGCCTTCTTTTTGGATCCCGCCCAAAGGATTTGGTCTATCGAGAACCATGCATTTGATGCCTGCCTGCTCGCAAGCTTTCAGCGCAAAGGCGATCGTATATGCAAAGGTATAATAGCGAGAGCCGATGTCCTGCAAATCGCAAACTAAAACATCGACGTCTTTCAGATAATCAGGATTTAAAAGTAAGCTGTCTCTGGTCTGGCCATAGAGGCTGGTGACCGGAATGCCTGTTTTAGCGTCAACTGAATCGCTGACACTTTCCATGTCCTGAGCATTGCCCCAAAAGCCGTGTTCAGCGCCAAATAGGCGCTTTACTTCAATCTTATGCTCCAAGCACCGGTGCAAAATATGAACCAGCTTAGAATCGATGCTGGCCGGATGGGCAAGCAAACCAATTCGAAGGCCTTTAAGGCGGGCGAATTTCTCGTTGACTAGGATGTCTAGGCCAGTAAGCGTATTGGGCATGCGGTATTTTTACCCTTATCTATTGAGCAATACAAGACGTACGTATTGAATTTGAACTCGTACGTCCGTTGTGTTATAGTGAGTATATGGTGAGTGTGTCCAAATTTAGGGAAGATGTTTATCGCTTGATTGACCAGGTTATAGAAACTGGTCTGCCTTTGGAAATTGAACGCAAAGGAACGGTGTTAGAAGTTGTCGCGAAAACGAGACCCTCGAAACTTGAACGCCTTAAAGCCAGCCGACTTAAACGAGAGCCTATTATGTCTGAAGAGGACTTGGAAAGTATCGTTCACATTGATTGGTCTTCAGAATGGCGGCCAGTCTTATGATCTATTTAGATACCCATGTGGTTGTGATGCTGCATGAGGCTTGGACCGAACAAATTCCTGCGAAGGTCAGGAAACTGATCGAGACGAGTGAAAGGATTCTGATTTCGCCCATGGTCCAGCTGGAACTTGAATATTTGTTCGAACTCAAAAAGATGGATTTGAATCCTACGGAATTGCTGAATCATCTTGCCGACGATATTGCTCTTGAAGTATGTAGCTTGCCATTTAAAATTGTTGCAGCCAAAGCGGCGAAGCAACATTGGACGAGAGATCCATTTGATCGAATCATCACAGCGCAAGCTGCGGTAGATGGATTGCCGTTATTGACTAAAGACCGTTTGATTTTAGATAATTATGAACATGCAGTTTGGAATTTATAACCGCCAAGATTTCCCTGAGCCTTTTTTGTCGATTGATGAAGATGGGCCGTTGGCAAAGATGGCATCGCCTAGAACTTCGGATTTGCCGGATGTGGATTCCCGGATAGAGGCCCTGCTCGAAGCGTGGGAGCCCGGTCGAACTCGCGGCATTGCTTTGACCGTCGAAGAACTCTGCCCTGGCGGCCTTGACCCGACCGACGGCATCTTGATCGCTCAAGCCTTCGAAAAAGCAGGTGCGGCGTTTATTATTGTCAGCGCGGGTACGGCAGATTTTCCCGTACTAAAATACCGCCGCAGTACCCAGACCCAGAAACAACCTAACCACGCTTGGCTAGCAAGCGCCTGTTGGCTGGTCGGCAAAGTGTCAATCCCAGTGTACGCACAGGGATATTTCAGCTCAGAAATGGAGCCAGACTTAATTCATCAGGCAAAAGTCTGTGGGCTTTCCGGCTTAGTTCGAATATAAAAAGAAGTAGTTATGAGTAAAATAAAGCGCCAACAGTGGCATGGGCGCCATCAAAAGAATGAAAAATTTGAGCCACGAAACGATTTAAGAACAGAAATTAATTTTCTTATCAGGGACAGCCATGTCGAGACGGAATTCTCCCAAAAAGCCACCGAGATGGCTAAGCAATTCCGCGATAACCCGAGTCCTAAAGAGCAAAAAAACCGCACCAATCTGAAATCTCTGCCCCTGTGCACTATCGATGGTGAGACCGCAAAAGATTTCGATGACGCGGTTTATGCTAAAAAGAACGGCCGAAATTTTGAAGTATTGGTCGCCATCGCAGACGTTGCTCACTATGTAACCGAACGCTCGCCAATCGACATCGATGCGATCAAACGTGCCACGAGTATTTACTACCCTGGTCATTGCATCCCGATGATTCCAGAAGCGCTGTCTAACGGCCTATGTTCGCTCAAGCCTAAAGTGCCTAGACTTTGCATGACAGCAGAATTTATCGTCACGCCTGCCGGTTTAGTTAAGGACGTTCGCGTCGGACAAGCCGTGATGAAAAGCCAGGCCAGGCTAACCTACACCGGGGTTCAAAAGCTGATCGATTCCAGCTTCAAGAAGATCGACAAGATCCCTGTGCCGGTGGTTGAAAGCATTAAGGTGCTACAAAAAGCTGCCTTGGCCCTGCGAAAAGCGCGCGCCAAACGCGGCTCGATCGATTTTGATGCTGTGGAAGCTGTCGTAGCGCTGAACAAGAAAGGCGAACCAATATCCATCGCCCCGTCTGAAAGGTTGGAAGCGCATCGTCTTATCGAAGATTTGATGATCGCAGCCAATGAAGCGGTTGCCGGATATTTAGAAGAAAAAGGCATCGCAACTATTTTCCGTATCCACGAGCCACCAAACTCCGAAAAGCTCAAAGCCTTCTCTGAGCTCGCTCAAAGCCTAGGCGCCCTGACGCCTGAAGGCCAACGCGCCCTGATGAAGGCCGGCGAGAGCCCCGCCGCATTGGCAGGCCTCATCGCCAGCTTCAAGGAACATCCCGCCAAAGCAAGCTTAGACAGCGCCTTGCTGAGATCGATGATGCAAGCCAGATATAGTTCCAAAAATGCTGGGCATTACGGGCTGGCATCTAAAAGCTATCTGCACTTCACATCCCCCATCAGGCGTTACCCTGACTTGATGGTCCACAGGGTCTTGAAAGAGCACTGGGCTAAACAAAAGAGCAAGCGAGATCTAGAAGAAGTAGCGATGCATTGCAGCAGCCAAGAGCGCAAGGCCACCGATTTGGAACGCCAAATCCATGCGCTGCATGCCTGTTGGTTCATGAAGGATAAGATCGGCGAGCAGCATAGAGGCGTTATCACCACCAAAACCGATTTCGGCTTCTTTGTGCGGTTGAACCTTCACCATATCGAAGGCTTGGTTCACATCTCCAATATCCCAACCCAACGCTGGGCCACCGTTAAAGTGGGAGACAAAGTATTGGTTGAAGTGGCGAATGTGAATTTGGTGCGCAGGCTGATTGACTTTAAGTTACTCTAACCCTTCCTACGTCATCCCGGCCTTGAGCCGGGATCCAGCCCCGGATGCTATTTCCCTACAAAAACCGTGATCGTGTGCGCCATCTTCTTGCCATAGGAGCGATGAGCGCCATCGCCGAATTGCAGGGTTAGCGTGTGTTTACCGGGCGAGAGTTCTAGAACGCTTTCGGTCTGAGCCTTGCCATAATGAATGTTTTTGTCATCCATTGGGACAATCTCACCTGCGGGGATTTCGCCCGCTGTGTTGTCTATTAATAGATGATGATGTCCCGCGTGCTGGTTTTCAATGTCTTGACCCGCTGGTTTTAGCTCCATGCCAGAGACCCCAAACTTAACCAAAAAAGTTGCTGGCACTTTGACGTTATTTCCCAGGTTGGTAAAGTAGACGCCTTCTTTAGGTGTCTTGTTGCAGCCAGCGAGTATTAACAGAGCGAGTAGGGCATATTTCATGTATCGACTTTACCGCGCGCCGGTGTTTTGGCAAGCGTGTAGCAATGGACCTCATGGCCGGCAGCGGTCAAGGCACTTTTTGCTGCCTCTAGCGTTGCGCCTGTGGTGGTGACGTCATCGACCAAGAGAACTCGGCTTGATGAACGACGGCGTCTCAATGCGTATCTGCCCTGTGTTAATTTAATCCGCTCCTCGCGGGATTTCGCCAAAGTTAAAGCTTTGTCGAATCTGATGTTTCTCAGCCAATCGCGCACAGGGATTCCAAGTTGCTTGCTGAGCATGATGGCGAATAGAGCAGATAAGTCGAACCCGCGGTGAATACGCCTGCGCCAATGGATGGGTACGAAGACAATGCCTTCCAGGCTCGCGTATTCAGATGCCGTGTGTTGTGAGGCATAGGCGATGAGTCGCCTGGCTTTGCTCTCGTTGGGCATAAATTTTGCTTGCTGGATAGCGGTCCTGATCGCGCCGCTAAACATGAAGACGGCCGCTGCATCCGCTGGCCTGATCGATGCTTCGCAAAACTGGCAAAAGGTTTCTAAATTTACCAACTGATCACAGGCCAGACATTTTTGAGGCCATAGCGCGTTTAGGAATTTTTCGAAGCTTTCATTCACCTATGGTATAGGTCCTAAGTCATGAAAATTCTTCCGATGGCTGTTTCCAGCCCTTTTATTGCAGAGCGTTATGAAGCTGGTGCTCAGGTTTTAAAAAGTCGCGGCCATGAATTTATGTTTGAGCCTAAGGCGCGTGAATCGGTACGTGGCTATTTAAATGGGTCGGATGTGGAACGTTTAGCTGAACTTACTAATGCACTTAAAAGTAAGGCGGATTTGGTTTGGGCAGTTCGGGGCGGTTACGGTTTGACACGCTTGTTGCCTGACTTGGACTTGTCGGGCGTGGCTAAATTCCCGGTAGCGGTTGGCTTTTCCGATACGTCTGCTTTGCTGATGCACCTTTGGAGTCGGTATAAAGCAAAAAGCTTGCACGCGCGATGTGTTGAGAAACTGGAAGCAGAATCTGACGAAAGTTTGCAGGCACTGGATCTAATTTTAGCGGGGCAGGCTAAACAAATTAAGTATCCTAAATTCGACGCTTCAATTGAAAGCGGCAATCTCGAAGGCATTTTGCTGGCGGCAAATTTGGCGGTGTTGACCGCTCTGGTGGGCACGGAGTCTATGCCTAAGCTTGAAGGCTGCATTTTGATTTTAGAAGATGTGAACGAGCCTGTTTATAAGTTGGATCGCATGTTCACACAACTTTGGGCAAGCGGCGCGCTGAAAGGCGTGGTCGCCATTGTTGTTGGCTATTTGACCGAATGTGGCGACAGGCCAGAACAGGTGTTTTTGGAGCGGTGCGCTGATTTAGGCATACCATGCTTTACGGGCTTTCCGATGGGGCATCAATCGCCCAACTGGCCAGTACCTGTTGGGGTGCAGGCGCGAATTCAAACCACGGAGGGCTCGGCATGTCTACAGATCCTCGAAGAGCTGTTTTAGAAAGTTTTCTTGAAAGTGTGGTGGCTCGGGGTTTTACAGACCGCGCTGCTGGTGCAGTTTACCAAATGGGGCATCTGGTTGAGGCTCATGCGGGGGTTTCTGATCCCAAGCTTGAATATGACTTGGCTTCGCTGACGAAAATCTTGTGTACAACTTACCTAGCGGCCGGGGCGGTCGTTGAGCAGAAGTTGGATTTACAGGAAACGCCTTGGCCCGCTTGGCCTGGCGTGACGGTTGAACACCTGTTGGCGCATCGAAGTGGGCTGCCGGCTTGGCGTGAAATTCATAGTATCGCTGATGTTTTAGCTGTGGAGCCCACGGAAAAACCTGGGATTGTTACTGTTTATTCGGACATCGGATTTATGGCGCTTGGGGACTTGCTAGAGCAAAGGCTTGGCCAGAAACTGGATCATTTATATGCGCATGAGGCAGTGCATTTTCATGGGCCGGTGCCCGTTAACGACGCAAATTGCAGAGCGCTGGGCGGGGTGGCTGGGCATGCTGGGCTTTTTGGGACTTTGGATGCGGTGCTTGACGAAGCTAAGCATATTTTGAAATGTCTGAAGAATCCGGAATCTGAGTTTGAAGAGATGATCTATCGCTTTGCCAGATTTCCTGGGTCTAGAGGGCTTGGATTTGATAAAGCTAGCCCCGAAGGATCCGGCGGGGGTGTGTTGTCTGAGCAAGCCGTTGGGCATTTGGGATTTACGGGTACAAGTCTTTGGATTGATCCAGTTGATGGGGCGGTTTATATTCTATTGCTGCGTCGGTTGGATGAAGGGCAAAAAAAAGATGAATTGCTGGAAATCCGCCGGCAATTCCACCGCTGTCTGTCATCCCGGGCTTGACCCGGGATCCAGGTGACTTAGTAGGCTACTCGGCGGCTTTCTTCCATGAGGGAGCCGGCGTCGCGCTTCCATCTTGGGTTTGGGGTGTAGTTTACTAAATAGCCGTGTTTGCGCAGCATTTCTAAAAATTCTTTGCGCATGTTTTTTTCTAAAAGCTTAATGCGCGCTCTGGTGGTGCCCATTTTTTCGGCGGTGTTTTCTTGGGTTAGACCTCTGGCGAAGCGCTCTCTGAAAAAGCTTTTTTCTTCAGCACCTAAGCCGTCGATAAAGGTTTGCATGATCTTTTTGAGCTGTTCGTTTTCCGCATGTTTTTCTGGATTTAGGCAGAGCTCGCTTTCGATGCCGCCGCTGAAAGCCCCTTCGGAGCTTTCGGCTTCGTCAATGAATTCGGATGAAATCATGCGATCTCTTTGCAGACTCTCACGCAGGACCAAGTTTTTCGCGATGGAAAATAGATAGGTCTGAAACGGTCTGATCCCATCGTAATTTTCGCGCGTCGTTTTGGCGAACGCTCTAGCGAAGGTTTCTTGGACCAACGATTCGGCATCCAGGCTTGAGTCGGTTCCGCGGAAGCGACACATTTTTCCCTGGCTGGAAAAGTTAAATCCACTTTGTAGAAATCGGCGAAGTGAAGTGGCGTACTTTTCGTAAAGTGCCAAAAATGCGGTTTCTTCGCCCATTCGATATGATTGTAGCAATTGCGGATCGCGTAGCATCTGCAAACTCCTTGTTTTGTGCGGTTCAAAGAGAGTTTCGCTCCGATTTGACAAAGGTTGCGTGGAACGTTAATCGCCGGGGCTTATGGCACGACTTTTTATTGTTCTTAGTCTTCTGGGTACCCTTCTATTTGCTGAAGATTGGGTACAGGAAACCTCGCCGAAGCTTAATTTTTTAGAGTTAAACGGGTATTTTAGAACGCGTATGGACTTTATGAGTCGCTGCGATCTGGGCACTTTTATCCCGCAGAATCTGATGGGTACTGGATCAACGGCTGGATCAGGGACGTCAGGTTGCCCTGTGCCTTACGCTTATAATGATCCTGAATATGCCGATAAAAATGCGGCTGATCGACCGCACACTTTGTTCGGAGCGAATTTGCGTCTTCGGCTTGATCCGACATTGAATGTGACCGAAGATATTCGGATCAAGGGCCAGGTTGATATTTTGGACAACATGGTTTTAGGATCGGCAGCCGGGCTTTATAAGAGTGCCAGTTACCCATACACTTTTTTAACGGCCACGCAGTATCCGGAACCTGGGATGTTGACCGTCAAACGCGCTTGGGCCGAGATTGATACGCCGGCCGGTGAAATTCGTTTCGGGCGGATGCCGTTGAACTGGGGTATGGGCGTTTTGTATAACTCCGGCAATCACATTACCAATGATTACGGCGATAACGTAGACGGCGTGATGTTTATCACTCAGGCGTTTGGGCATTATGTCATGCCTGGATTTTTTGTGTCGTATGTGGGTCAAACCCAACGCGGCGGAGGAATGGGATCAGCAGGTGATAATGGGGAACCGTTTCAATCAAATGAATGGGGCCAGCGTTATAATTTAGATCCAACGGATGATGCTTACACTTTCATGTTGAACATTGCTCAGAAAGATAAGCCGGCAGATGTTAAGGCTTTGCTTGCTGACGGGCGCCCAGTGTTTAATTATGGTTTGTCGGGCTCATATCGCTTCCAAGTGAATGACTCTGCCGGCGTGCCTGCTGGGCAGCCTCTCCAGCAGCGAAATTCGAATGCTGGATTTTTATCGTTATGGGCTGATTACTATGTGGAAAAACTTCATATCGAAGCGGAAGCGGTGGGTATTGCCGGAAAGATTGGCAACTCGAAGGGATTGTGGCTCGATGGTTCTGGCAGAAGTGATGCGCTAACAATTTTGCAAGCCGGTGTTGCCTTGAAATCTCGCTATGGATTTATGAGTGATAAGCTTGGCGTTGGTTTGGACGCAGGGTGGGCTTCAGGAGATTCAGCGCCTGGTATGGGTGCAAGGCCTGGTCTAAATAAGAATTTTCAAAAGGGTGCGGCAGATGGCCCGCAATTTGGTGGTAGCGATACCAGCATCAACAACTTTAGATTCAATCCCGATTATCGAATCGATTTGATTTTATTTAGAGAGATTATTGGAACCATTACCGATGCTTTCTATTTAAAGCCTCATATTGCTTATGATTTTACCAAAGCGTTTGGTGCGCGGCTGGATGTGGTTTCTTCGTTTACCAATTTTGCCGAGTCTACTCCGGGTCAAAGCCATTTGTTGGGGTTGGAGTTCGATGCATCCGTATATTACAGATCGGAGCAGGGCATCTACGCCATGGGTCAGTTTGGCCTTTTGGTGCCGTTTTCAGGCTTTAATCATAGCGAGCTTAATAGCATTAAGCTGCAGCAAGATTTTGGCACGGCCAAAGTTGCTACAGCATTTCAGATATTCGCCGGTATTGAATTTTAAGCTATTCCAGAGAAACATCGACCCGGCGGTTTTGAAGACGGCCGGCAGAGTTGTCGTCAGGGGCAACAGGGTGCGTGCTGGCATTGGCAATCGCGGTCATGTTGGCTTCATTGACGCCCTTTTTGCTTAAATACTTGAATACAGTTTCGGCACGGTGGGTGCTTAGGCTTAAGTTACTTTCGGGCGAGCCAAGGCCGTCCGTGTTTCCGGCAATTTTTACTTTTCTATGTGGGTGGGCTGGATAGCAGGCCGCAAAAACATCAAGGACCTTTTTATCGTCCTGGGTTAATTTGTCTGAGCTGTCGTTGAAATACACAGATACCATTCGGGGACAGCCGGCTGATGGAATTACTTTAGGGCTTAGCGCTTGACTGGCGTGTTGGCACCCCGCAATTAAAAGTAGCATGACGATTGGAAATGATTTCATGTTTGTCCTCCTAAAAAAAACTATACGCCTGGAAAATTTGATTGCGGAAGATATTTGACACAGGCGCATAGCTCCTGTGTCATCCCGGGCTTGACCCGGGATCCAGCGTTATACAAGAGGAAGTTTTAGCACCTTCTCCATTGGAGTTGATAGATCAGGCCAGCGCGTAGATCGGCGCTGTCGACGGTAGATAGCGCGTAGGCACCGTTTGAGCGTACAAACATGCTGGCCGTCGTGCGAAGGTTCACGTC
This window harbors:
- a CDS encoding DUF1343 domain-containing protein, with translation MPNTLTGLDILVNEKFARLKGLRIGLLAHPASIDSKLVHILHRCLEHKIEVKRLFGAEHGFWGNAQDMESVSDSVDAKTGIPVTSLYGQTRDSLLLNPDYLKDVDVLVCDLQDIGSRYYTFAYTIAFALKACEQAGIKCMVLDRPNPLGGIQKEGNLVRPEFVSFVGEYPLQNRHGLTLGELARFFKTHDQLSCELEVVEMQNWSREMYFEDTGLPWVLPSPNMPTPDTALVYPGGCLFEGTNLSEGRGTTRPFELVGGAYIKDPEHFAELAMSCDLPGAFLRPCWFTPIFHKHAHQLCGGLQIHVTNKHQFNAFKTGVAIIWAARQFEGFAWRTESYEFVSDRLAIDLLFGCDKPRIAMDREASFEEVYQVAI
- a CDS encoding type II toxin-antitoxin system Phd/YefM family antitoxin, which produces MVSVSKFREDVYRLIDQVIETGLPLEIERKGTVLEVVAKTRPSKLERLKASRLKREPIMSEEDLESIVHIDWSSEWRPVL
- a CDS encoding PIN domain-containing protein is translated as MIYLDTHVVVMLHEAWTEQIPAKVRKLIETSERILISPMVQLELEYLFELKKMDLNPTELLNHLADDIALEVCSLPFKIVAAKAAKQHWTRDPFDRIITAQAAVDGLPLLTKDRLILDNYEHAVWNL
- a CDS encoding VacB/RNase II family 3'-5' exoribonuclease gives rise to the protein MSKIKRQQWHGRHQKNEKFEPRNDLRTEINFLIRDSHVETEFSQKATEMAKQFRDNPSPKEQKNRTNLKSLPLCTIDGETAKDFDDAVYAKKNGRNFEVLVAIADVAHYVTERSPIDIDAIKRATSIYYPGHCIPMIPEALSNGLCSLKPKVPRLCMTAEFIVTPAGLVKDVRVGQAVMKSQARLTYTGVQKLIDSSFKKIDKIPVPVVESIKVLQKAALALRKARAKRGSIDFDAVEAVVALNKKGEPISIAPSERLEAHRLIEDLMIAANEAVAGYLEEKGIATIFRIHEPPNSEKLKAFSELAQSLGALTPEGQRALMKAGESPAALAGLIASFKEHPAKASLDSALLRSMMQARYSSKNAGHYGLASKSYLHFTSPIRRYPDLMVHRVLKEHWAKQKSKRDLEEVAMHCSSQERKATDLERQIHALHACWFMKDKIGEQHRGVITTKTDFGFFVRLNLHHIEGLVHISNIPTQRWATVKVGDKVLVEVANVNLVRRLIDFKLL
- a CDS encoding DUF4399 domain-containing protein yields the protein MKYALLALLILAGCNKTPKEGVYFTNLGNNVKVPATFLVKFGVSGMELKPAGQDIENQHAGHHHLLIDNTAGEIPAGEIVPMDDKNIHYGKAQTESVLELSPGKHTLTLQFGDGAHRSYGKKMAHTITVFVGK
- a CDS encoding phosphoribosyltransferase family protein, giving the protein MNESFEKFLNALWPQKCLACDQLVNLETFCQFCEASIRPADAAAVFMFSGAIRTAIQQAKFMPNESKARRLIAYASQHTASEYASLEGIVFVPIHWRRRIHRGFDLSALFAIMLSKQLGIPVRDWLRNIRFDKALTLAKSREERIKLTQGRYALRRRRSSSRVLLVDDVTTTGATLEAAKSALTAAGHEVHCYTLAKTPARGKVDT
- a CDS encoding LD-carboxypeptidase, encoding MKILPMAVSSPFIAERYEAGAQVLKSRGHEFMFEPKARESVRGYLNGSDVERLAELTNALKSKADLVWAVRGGYGLTRLLPDLDLSGVAKFPVAVGFSDTSALLMHLWSRYKAKSLHARCVEKLEAESDESLQALDLILAGQAKQIKYPKFDASIESGNLEGILLAANLAVLTALVGTESMPKLEGCILILEDVNEPVYKLDRMFTQLWASGALKGVVAIVVGYLTECGDRPEQVFLERCADLGIPCFTGFPMGHQSPNWPVPVGVQARIQTTEGSACLQILEELF
- a CDS encoding serine hydrolase domain-containing protein: MSTDPRRAVLESFLESVVARGFTDRAAGAVYQMGHLVEAHAGVSDPKLEYDLASLTKILCTTYLAAGAVVEQKLDLQETPWPAWPGVTVEHLLAHRSGLPAWREIHSIADVLAVEPTEKPGIVTVYSDIGFMALGDLLEQRLGQKLDHLYAHEAVHFHGPVPVNDANCRALGGVAGHAGLFGTLDAVLDEAKHILKCLKNPESEFEEMIYRFARFPGSRGLGFDKASPEGSGGGVLSEQAVGHLGFTGTSLWIDPVDGAVYILLLRRLDEGQKKDELLEIRRQFHRCLSSRA
- a CDS encoding sigma-70 family RNA polymerase sigma factor — encoded protein: MLRDPQLLQSYRMGEETAFLALYEKYATSLRRFLQSGFNFSSQGKMCRFRGTDSSLDAESLVQETFARAFAKTTRENYDGIRPFQTYLFSIAKNLVLRESLQRDRMISSEFIDEAESSEGAFSGGIESELCLNPEKHAENEQLKKIMQTFIDGLGAEEKSFFRERFARGLTQENTAEKMGTTRARIKLLEKNMRKEFLEMLRKHGYLVNYTPNPRWKRDAGSLMEESRRVAY
- a CDS encoding TIGR04551 family protein codes for the protein MARLFIVLSLLGTLLFAEDWVQETSPKLNFLELNGYFRTRMDFMSRCDLGTFIPQNLMGTGSTAGSGTSGCPVPYAYNDPEYADKNAADRPHTLFGANLRLRLDPTLNVTEDIRIKGQVDILDNMVLGSAAGLYKSASYPYTFLTATQYPEPGMLTVKRAWAEIDTPAGEIRFGRMPLNWGMGVLYNSGNHITNDYGDNVDGVMFITQAFGHYVMPGFFVSYVGQTQRGGGMGSAGDNGEPFQSNEWGQRYNLDPTDDAYTFMLNIAQKDKPADVKALLADGRPVFNYGLSGSYRFQVNDSAGVPAGQPLQQRNSNAGFLSLWADYYVEKLHIEAEAVGIAGKIGNSKGLWLDGSGRSDALTILQAGVALKSRYGFMSDKLGVGLDAGWASGDSAPGMGARPGLNKNFQKGAADGPQFGGSDTSINNFRFNPDYRIDLILFREIIGTITDAFYLKPHIAYDFTKAFGARLDVVSSFTNFAESTPGQSHLLGLEFDASVYYRSEQGIYAMGQFGLLVPFSGFNHSELNSIKLQQDFGTAKVATAFQIFAGIEF
- a CDS encoding OmpA family protein, which gives rise to MKSFPIVMLLLIAGCQHASQALSPKVIPSAGCPRMVSVYFNDSSDKLTQDDKKVLDVFAACYPAHPHRKVKIAGNTDGLGSPESNLSLSTHRAETVFKYLSKKGVNEANMTAIANASTHPVAPDDNSAGRLQNRRVDVSLE